Proteins co-encoded in one Polynucleobacter sp. MWH-UH19D genomic window:
- a CDS encoding AzlD domain-containing protein, which translates to MNVIHNMADALSGWGLWIALVGACLGTYFCRAIGVLLSNSINQDSEIFRWLSAVTYAMVAALTIRLIVMPLGLMSTVPLWIRILICALSIGVMVSKPTKRLVPALLTGTLLMVGYGVIR; encoded by the coding sequence ATGAATGTGATTCATAACATGGCTGATGCACTCTCAGGATGGGGTTTGTGGATTGCCTTAGTTGGCGCTTGCCTTGGCACTTATTTTTGTAGAGCGATTGGCGTCTTGCTCTCTAATAGCATTAATCAAGATAGCGAGATCTTTCGTTGGCTCTCTGCCGTGACTTATGCGATGGTTGCGGCTTTAACAATTCGATTGATTGTGATGCCATTGGGATTAATGTCAACCGTCCCCTTGTGGATACGTATACTCATTTGCGCGCTCAGTATTGGTGTGATGGTATCTAAACCTACCAAGCGTTTAGTTCCAGCCTTGTTGACTGGAACCTTGCTCATGGTAGGTTACGGCGTCATTCGCTAA
- a CDS encoding AzlC family ABC transporter permease, which produces MSSNETLVAQRFQNRSDAFWSGIRDAAGAPAMVLFAGMVGFGAMGKTNGFDVWFTSFTTFFMFALPGQVVLLEMAITGSSVLAIALAVTLTSTRFVTMTVTLFPQFHQKDRNRNLYASVHLLAMTAWAISMKEFHSIEVKHRLSYFVGLGLLCWLISIPGTILGFYLAGMVPPAVTLGLVFINPLFFLLTFTEVKPWINRIAILMGCIFGPIFFIVDRDTSLLTAGVIGGTLAYVIDRKFLRKRAGVIG; this is translated from the coding sequence ATGTCCTCAAACGAAACTTTAGTAGCGCAGCGCTTCCAAAATCGGAGCGATGCGTTTTGGTCGGGCATTCGTGATGCGGCAGGGGCGCCAGCCATGGTTCTATTTGCTGGTATGGTGGGCTTTGGTGCTATGGGTAAGACCAATGGTTTTGATGTTTGGTTTACAAGCTTCACAACCTTCTTTATGTTTGCCTTGCCAGGTCAGGTAGTACTCTTAGAAATGGCTATTACAGGCTCATCTGTTTTAGCAATTGCCTTGGCAGTCACCTTAACCTCAACCCGATTTGTCACGATGACGGTGACACTATTTCCGCAGTTTCATCAAAAAGATCGCAACCGAAATTTATATGCCTCAGTGCATTTATTGGCGATGACAGCATGGGCGATCTCTATGAAAGAGTTTCATTCGATTGAAGTCAAACATCGCTTGAGTTATTTTGTGGGCTTGGGATTATTGTGTTGGCTGATTTCGATTCCGGGAACCATTTTGGGGTTTTATCTGGCAGGAATGGTTCCACCTGCAGTCACCTTGGGTTTGGTATTTATTAACCCATTGTTTTTCTTGCTAACCTTTACTGAAGTAAAGCCCTGGATTAATCGCATCGCCATTTTGATGGGTTGTATCTTTGGCCCAATCTTTTTTATTGTGGATCGCGATACCAGCTTATTAACTGCTGGCGTCATTGGTGGCACCTTGGCTTATGTTATTGATCGCAAGTTCTTGCGCAAAAGAGCAGGGGTGATTGGTTAA
- the queG gene encoding tRNA epoxyqueuosine(34) reductase QueG, with translation MPLSTHSSDKATGLDAATLRAWLGAKAVELGFDDLRITDTALGDASQKLQEWLAAGRHGHMDYMERHAELRSNPALLVPGVLRVICVSMNYLSLDVDFDSELQGLENPTKASISLYARGRDYHKVLRTRLQEFAKAIEEKIGRFGYRVFTDSAPLMEVELARKAGLGWRGKHTLLLNRESGSTFFLGEILVDIPLPVDEPQEAHCGTCQSCIDICPTGAITAPYELDARRCISYLTIENPETIPLEFRRAIGNRVYGCDDCQLICPWNKFAKRSSLPDFAQRHGLGQATLLQLWSWTESEFNQRHEGSAIRRIGYARWRRNLAVGLGNALASPKISTEDKQLIRHALENAIASADPLVAEHIDWALSDNTSTVSKD, from the coding sequence ATGCCTTTATCAACCCATTCTTCTGACAAAGCTACAGGCCTAGATGCAGCAACGCTGCGTGCATGGCTTGGAGCCAAGGCAGTGGAGTTGGGCTTTGATGATTTGCGCATTACCGATACCGCATTGGGTGATGCGAGTCAAAAGCTCCAAGAATGGTTAGCAGCAGGGCGTCATGGTCATATGGACTATATGGAGCGCCATGCAGAGTTAAGATCAAACCCTGCATTATTAGTGCCAGGTGTTCTGAGAGTCATTTGCGTCTCCATGAATTACTTATCGCTAGATGTTGACTTTGATAGTGAATTGCAGGGCTTGGAGAATCCAACGAAAGCCTCAATCTCTTTATATGCGCGAGGCCGCGATTATCACAAAGTCTTGCGCACTCGTTTGCAAGAGTTTGCTAAAGCGATTGAGGAAAAAATTGGTCGTTTTGGATATCGTGTGTTTACGGATTCAGCGCCACTGATGGAGGTGGAATTAGCGCGTAAAGCAGGGCTTGGTTGGCGTGGAAAACATACGCTATTGCTCAACCGAGAATCAGGATCTACTTTTTTCTTGGGAGAGATCTTGGTGGATATACCGCTACCAGTGGATGAGCCACAAGAGGCGCATTGCGGAACCTGCCAGTCTTGTATTGATATTTGCCCGACTGGAGCGATTACTGCACCTTATGAACTAGATGCAAGACGCTGCATTTCCTATTTAACAATCGAAAATCCAGAAACTATTCCGCTTGAATTTCGCAGGGCGATTGGTAACCGCGTCTATGGCTGTGATGATTGCCAGTTAATTTGTCCATGGAATAAATTTGCTAAGCGATCCAGCCTTCCTGATTTTGCTCAGCGTCATGGCTTGGGGCAAGCTACTTTGTTGCAGCTCTGGTCTTGGACGGAATCTGAATTCAATCAGCGTCATGAAGGAAGTGCGATTCGGCGCATTGGGTATGCTCGATGGCGCCGCAATTTAGCTGTTGGATTGGGTAATGCTTTGGCTAGTCCCAAGATCAGCACTGAAGACAAGCAGCTGATTCGTCATGCTTTAGAGAATGCAATCGCTTCTGCAGACCCTTTGGTAGCAGAGCATATAGACTGGGCCCTTTCAGACAATACAAGCACAGTTAGCAAAGATTGA
- the tsaE gene encoding tRNA (adenosine(37)-N6)-threonylcarbamoyltransferase complex ATPase subunit type 1 TsaE, with protein sequence MAKTPEPLDTITQYCRQEADTAQLAQRFATGISREIQQNPSNHLNIALIGNLGAGKTTLARYLIQDLGHTGKVKSPTYTLCEPYSLQANQIHYTAYHFDLYRMRDPLEWQESGFAEYFDAPGFCLIEWPDKAEGTLPPFDIQIELESGNDEAERTIKISAFSDRGLVVLNSIN encoded by the coding sequence ATGGCCAAAACACCAGAACCACTGGATACCATCACACAATATTGTAGGCAAGAAGCAGATACCGCTCAGCTCGCTCAGCGATTTGCTACCGGCATTTCCAGGGAGATCCAGCAAAACCCGAGCAACCACCTTAATATCGCACTCATTGGCAATTTAGGAGCAGGGAAAACTACCTTGGCTAGATATCTTATTCAAGACCTGGGTCATACGGGCAAAGTAAAAAGCCCCACCTACACTCTATGTGAGCCGTATTCATTGCAAGCCAACCAGATTCACTACACTGCGTATCATTTTGATCTTTATCGTATGCGCGATCCATTAGAGTGGCAAGAGTCAGGATTTGCAGAGTATTTTGATGCGCCTGGTTTTTGCTTGATTGAATGGCCAGATAAAGCAGAGGGAACATTGCCACCATTTGACATTCAGATTGAACTTGAATCTGGAAATGATGAGGCCGAACGCACTATTAAAATCAGCGCTTTCTCTGATCGCGGTCTAGTCGTCCTCAATAGCATTAATTGA
- a CDS encoding N-acetylmuramoyl-L-alanine amidase — MSQSIHPKQSEMQASQSRRRHLKSLTKALGFALLLGELDLAWGAKILGVRVWPSEDYTRITLESDTSLPITQQILTNPDRLVVDVQGLELNPTLKDLVAKVKPNDPYVSQIRVGQFQPGVVRLVFDLKEPIKPQLFTLDPIGEYNYRMVFDLYPSTPLDPLMELVKNSTRKENALAKSNEEVDLIAQFATKKDKEIAKGPSSPTVQAIPESKEAPASAKYKRLITIAIDPGHGGEDPGAIGSLGSKEKHVVLSIAKRLRDKIENESYMRPFLTRDGDYFVPLHTRVQKARRVEADLFVSIHADAFIQPHAKGASVFALSQMGASSTMARWMANKENASDLIGGINIKTQDRQVANLLLDMSTTAQIKDSLQVGNSVLKQIGGFAPLHKGKVEQAGFAVLKAPDVPSILVETAFISNPQEESKLNDDGYQDRIADAILRGIKDYFAKNPPVARRGNA, encoded by the coding sequence ATGAGCCAGTCAATTCACCCCAAACAATCAGAAATGCAGGCGAGCCAATCTAGAAGACGGCACCTCAAGTCCTTAACGAAAGCGCTGGGCTTTGCTCTGCTCTTGGGTGAATTAGATCTGGCTTGGGGGGCAAAAATTTTAGGGGTGCGTGTTTGGCCATCTGAAGACTACACTCGGATTACTCTTGAGTCAGACACATCACTCCCCATCACACAGCAGATACTTACCAATCCCGACCGCTTAGTGGTTGATGTTCAAGGATTAGAACTCAACCCCACCCTGAAAGATTTGGTTGCCAAAGTCAAACCAAACGATCCTTACGTCTCGCAAATTCGAGTTGGTCAATTTCAACCTGGTGTAGTGCGTTTAGTGTTTGACTTAAAAGAGCCAATCAAACCACAACTCTTCACCCTTGATCCTATTGGAGAATACAACTATCGAATGGTGTTTGACTTATATCCAAGCACCCCGCTAGACCCACTCATGGAGTTGGTGAAAAATAGCACCCGCAAAGAAAATGCATTAGCTAAATCCAATGAAGAAGTAGATTTGATTGCACAATTTGCAACCAAAAAAGATAAGGAAATTGCGAAAGGGCCATCTAGTCCAACTGTCCAAGCTATTCCTGAATCTAAAGAAGCGCCGGCTTCAGCTAAATATAAGCGTCTCATAACAATTGCTATTGATCCTGGTCATGGCGGCGAGGACCCAGGCGCCATTGGCTCTCTAGGCTCCAAAGAAAAGCATGTTGTTTTATCGATTGCTAAGCGACTGAGAGATAAAATTGAAAACGAATCTTACATGCGCCCATTCTTAACCAGGGATGGTGACTACTTTGTACCGCTACACACCCGAGTGCAAAAAGCCAGAAGAGTAGAAGCTGATTTGTTTGTATCTATTCATGCGGATGCATTTATCCAACCCCATGCAAAAGGGGCTTCCGTATTTGCCTTATCTCAAATGGGTGCCAGTAGCACCATGGCCCGATGGATGGCCAATAAGGAAAATGCTTCCGATCTCATAGGGGGCATCAATATCAAGACCCAAGATCGGCAGGTAGCTAACTTACTACTAGATATGTCCACAACTGCACAAATTAAAGATTCGCTACAAGTAGGTAATTCGGTTTTAAAACAGATTGGTGGGTTTGCCCCCTTACATAAAGGAAAGGTGGAGCAAGCCGGATTTGCAGTTCTCAAAGCCCCTGACGTTCCATCCATCCTGGTTGAGACTGCTTTTATTAGCAACCCTCAGGAAGAATCTAAATTAAACGATGATGGCTACCAAGACCGGATTGCGGATGCCATTTTGAGGGGAATTAAGGATTATTTTGCAAAGAATCCGCCCGTCGCAAGACGGGGAAATGCATAG
- a CDS encoding HD domain-containing protein — translation MNHFVHALSFAAEKHKNQRRKDAQITPYINHPIELVNVLVNEGGVVSWDILCAALLHDVIEDTETTEEELLAHFGKKVASIVKEVTDDKSLPKDVRKRMQVEHAPFASHEAKLVKLADKICNLRDILASPPAGWDLKRRQEYFSWAQAVVLGIRGTNSKMEKVFDGLVEQSKGMQ, via the coding sequence ATTAATCATTTTGTTCATGCATTATCTTTTGCTGCCGAGAAACACAAAAATCAGCGTCGTAAAGATGCGCAGATTACACCCTACATCAATCACCCAATCGAACTTGTTAATGTTTTGGTCAATGAGGGTGGAGTAGTTTCCTGGGATATCTTATGTGCTGCGTTACTGCACGATGTTATTGAAGATACAGAAACGACTGAAGAAGAATTGTTAGCTCACTTTGGTAAGAAGGTGGCGTCAATTGTTAAAGAAGTTACTGACGATAAGTCACTTCCAAAGGATGTACGAAAACGCATGCAAGTCGAGCATGCCCCGTTCGCCAGTCATGAGGCAAAGCTCGTCAAGCTTGCTGACAAGATTTGTAACCTAAGAGATATTTTGGCATCTCCGCCAGCGGGATGGGATTTGAAGCGCAGACAAGAGTATTTTTCTTGGGCTCAGGCAGTGGTTCTTGGGATACGCGGAACGAATTCCAAAATGGAAAAAGTTTTTGATGGTCTAGTTGAGCAAAGCAAGGGTATGCAATAA
- a CDS encoding polymer-forming cytoskeletal protein has translation MFDQKKSTNYHLQFTNEIGAGSTVLGNLEGNGHFRVGGDFIGNITEAKDSQGTLVIDKNGVLKGDVHYTNLIVAGRIEGSITVDEKMEVYPSAVIRGDIRYKILDIHPDAKVDGLLSCAALDKTNSLDSGVLELKPNKKSA, from the coding sequence ATGTTTGATCAAAAGAAATCTACGAATTACCACCTGCAATTTACTAACGAGATTGGAGCGGGGTCAACAGTACTGGGCAACCTAGAGGGCAATGGCCATTTTCGGGTTGGCGGGGATTTTATTGGCAATATCACTGAGGCCAAAGATAGTCAGGGCACCCTAGTGATCGATAAAAATGGGGTTCTCAAAGGTGACGTTCACTACACTAACCTGATTGTCGCAGGTCGGATCGAGGGCTCAATCACGGTAGATGAAAAAATGGAGGTCTATCCTAGCGCCGTAATCCGCGGTGATATCCGTTACAAAATTTTAGATATTCACCCAGACGCCAAAGTGGATGGTCTACTCTCCTGTGCCGCACTAGACAAAACCAACTCTTTAGATTCTGGAGTGCTAGAACTCAAACCCAATAAAAAGTCAGCCTAA
- a CDS encoding helix-turn-helix transcriptional regulator: MANLTEIKCAKELGKLMQKARESQRMSVLSLANLSGMSVNQVVNLENGNFFAFGQSISQFEASIYHCAEKMGVMISSSQKPVQANSVQSMTQTLSVESIEQSIPVFLRYVA, from the coding sequence ATGGCAAATTTAACTGAGATTAAATGCGCAAAAGAGTTGGGCAAGTTGATGCAAAAGGCGCGCGAATCACAACGTATGAGCGTCCTTAGCTTGGCTAATTTAAGTGGAATGTCAGTGAATCAAGTTGTGAATTTAGAGAATGGCAATTTCTTTGCATTCGGCCAAAGCATTAGTCAATTTGAAGCTAGCATTTATCACTGCGCTGAAAAAATGGGTGTGATGATTAGCTCATCGCAAAAGCCTGTTCAAGCAAATTCAGTTCAATCAATGACGCAAACTCTTTCAGTGGAATCTATAGAGCAATCAATCCCTGTATTTTTGCGATACGTAGCCTAG
- a CDS encoding tripartite tricarboxylate transporter substrate binding protein produces MKNTSKLLLCLLAAIGSSVVGAAYPERSIRLVVPFATGGTSEIVARSVASMLTTSLGQSVYVDNKPGGAGNIAMEEVKRASPDGYTLMLGHVGTLAVNPALFGKKLPYDPNKDFAPVTLVAKVPNVIAVSERSQYKTLGDLVADAKKNPGKINYGSAGNGSAGHLAMEYFCSEAGIDLVHVPYKGSGPMLTDLIGGQIQATFNGLPSLMGQIKGNALRPLAVGSLDRSKVLPSVPTIAESGYKGFETSQWYGIIVPAGTPQPIIDKLAQEIVKGLKSKEDSKKMLEDGAVLVGDTPAQFASFIKSEQRRWAKVVEKAKITVD; encoded by the coding sequence ATGAAAAACACATCCAAATTATTGTTGTGTCTACTAGCTGCGATTGGCTCATCAGTAGTTGGTGCCGCCTATCCAGAGAGATCTATTCGCTTGGTGGTTCCATTTGCTACAGGCGGCACATCAGAAATTGTTGCTCGCTCAGTGGCAAGTATGCTGACGACTAGTTTGGGTCAATCAGTCTATGTGGATAACAAACCTGGTGGCGCTGGCAATATTGCAATGGAGGAGGTGAAGCGTGCAAGTCCTGATGGGTACACATTAATGTTGGGTCATGTTGGTACTCTTGCAGTAAATCCAGCTCTGTTCGGCAAGAAGTTGCCCTATGATCCAAATAAGGATTTTGCTCCGGTGACTTTAGTTGCTAAGGTGCCCAATGTCATTGCTGTTAGCGAGAGAAGTCAATACAAGACTTTGGGTGATTTAGTGGCTGATGCTAAAAAAAATCCAGGCAAGATCAATTATGGATCTGCTGGAAATGGCAGTGCGGGCCATTTGGCTATGGAATATTTTTGCTCAGAGGCGGGAATTGATCTCGTACACGTGCCTTACAAAGGCTCAGGACCTATGTTGACCGATTTGATTGGAGGTCAAATTCAGGCAACCTTTAATGGCTTACCTTCATTAATGGGGCAAATCAAGGGAAATGCATTGAGACCATTGGCCGTGGGTTCATTGGACAGGTCTAAGGTCTTGCCAAGTGTTCCAACAATTGCGGAGTCTGGCTATAAGGGCTTTGAGACATCCCAATGGTATGGAATCATCGTCCCTGCTGGAACGCCGCAGCCTATTATTGATAAGCTTGCGCAAGAGATTGTTAAAGGCCTTAAATCGAAAGAAGACTCCAAAAAAATGCTTGAGGATGGAGCCGTCCTAGTAGGTGATACGCCAGCTCAGTTCGCGAGTTTCATTAAGTCTGAACAGCGTCGTTGGGCTAAGGTGGTTGAGAAGGCAAAAATTACAGTAGATTAA
- a CDS encoding tripartite tricarboxylate transporter substrate binding protein, which yields MQYVIKAFFMALLFLTGMVSAQEWPNRPISLVVSYPPGGTADLMARTIAGPLGKALGTSVVVENKPGASGQIAAAYVAKANADGYTLMLDASSYSVNPSLFPKLPYDPNKDFKTLGVLAQYPNVLLVNPSFPVKSVKELVAIAKAKPNGISYASSGNGSAQHLAGALFEVKAGVEMQHIPYKGGGPALNDVVGGQVPVFFGSVASTKQYVETGKLNALAVTGKKRASSMPNVPTMAEAGVSGYEVYEWNGIFAPAATPAVILVKIADAITKVMQSSEVRDKVLSLGGEPFLGNADAADKFIKTQMAEWSKLIKTGKITVD from the coding sequence ATGCAATACGTAATAAAGGCATTTTTTATGGCGCTACTTTTTTTGACTGGCATGGTAAGTGCACAAGAGTGGCCAAATCGACCTATTTCATTGGTAGTAAGTTATCCTCCCGGCGGTACTGCGGATTTGATGGCTAGAACCATTGCGGGACCATTAGGTAAGGCTTTAGGAACATCTGTTGTAGTTGAAAATAAACCAGGTGCAAGTGGTCAAATTGCAGCTGCATATGTGGCCAAAGCAAATGCCGATGGCTACACCTTGATGTTAGATGCCTCCTCATATTCGGTGAATCCATCTTTATTTCCTAAGTTGCCATATGACCCTAACAAAGACTTTAAAACCCTAGGTGTATTAGCTCAATATCCAAACGTGTTGTTGGTAAACCCAAGTTTTCCAGTCAAGTCTGTAAAAGAATTGGTGGCGATCGCTAAAGCAAAGCCGAATGGAATTTCTTACGCTTCCTCTGGAAATGGTTCCGCCCAGCATCTTGCGGGCGCGCTTTTTGAAGTGAAGGCGGGCGTGGAGATGCAGCATATTCCTTATAAGGGAGGTGGACCAGCGTTGAATGATGTGGTTGGTGGACAAGTGCCGGTGTTCTTCGGTAGCGTGGCATCAACTAAGCAATATGTTGAGACAGGTAAATTAAATGCCTTGGCTGTAACCGGTAAGAAAAGAGCTTCATCTATGCCAAATGTTCCCACGATGGCTGAAGCAGGCGTATCGGGTTATGAGGTTTATGAGTGGAATGGTATTTTCGCACCAGCTGCAACCCCAGCAGTAATTCTGGTCAAGATTGCGGATGCGATTACAAAGGTGATGCAGTCATCAGAGGTGAGAGATAAAGTGCTTAGTCTTGGTGGTGAACCTTTTCTAGGAAACGCAGATGCGGCAGACAAATTTATCAAAACACAAATGGCAGAGTGGAGTAAGTTAATCAAGACAGGCAAGATTACCGTTGACTAA
- a CDS encoding GntR family transcriptional regulator — translation MAGNKTYRGYQDLAVAFRARVEAGAWPIGGAIPSEASLAEEFGVALGTIRQAIAQLAQEGVLVKRHGKSTEVSSGLSGQSMLRFFRYQLDDHRQLVPQAKIVTIKIVPMEKRIAAVTDWAFKSLLKIHRLRLLKDRPLLNETIYLPLPKFKRLQGLKPSEFEELLYPMYVKACNVAVIRAKDQVGFELMKKADAKALNMKEGHPAVRVHRVAFDLMGKPVEYRSSVGDAMAFEYSAEVY, via the coding sequence ATGGCAGGTAATAAAACATATCGAGGGTATCAAGACCTAGCGGTAGCTTTTAGGGCAAGAGTTGAGGCGGGTGCGTGGCCTATTGGTGGTGCAATTCCCTCTGAGGCAAGTCTTGCAGAGGAGTTTGGTGTTGCACTGGGTACGATCCGTCAGGCAATAGCGCAATTGGCACAAGAGGGGGTGTTGGTTAAGCGCCATGGGAAAAGTACAGAGGTCAGTAGCGGTTTAAGCGGTCAATCGATGTTGCGTTTTTTTCGTTATCAACTAGATGATCACCGGCAATTAGTTCCGCAAGCCAAAATAGTGACTATCAAAATAGTACCCATGGAAAAGAGGATTGCTGCAGTTACTGATTGGGCATTTAAATCATTGTTAAAAATTCATCGCCTAAGACTGCTGAAAGACAGGCCTTTGTTAAATGAAACAATCTATTTGCCATTACCTAAATTTAAGAGGCTACAAGGATTGAAGCCCAGCGAATTTGAAGAATTACTATATCCCATGTATGTCAAGGCGTGTAATGTGGCTGTCATAAGGGCAAAAGATCAAGTTGGATTTGAACTAATGAAAAAAGCTGATGCAAAAGCCCTCAATATGAAAGAGGGTCATCCAGCGGTGCGAGTACATCGAGTGGCATTTGATTTAATGGGTAAGCCAGTTGAGTACCGCAGCTCAGTCGGTGACGCAATGGCATTTGAATATTCTGCAGAAGTCTATTAA
- a CDS encoding amidohydrolase family protein, protein MYVDTHFHIFDRNTIDPGATRYSVNYSASLSTWSSLSRSHNITHGVIIQPSFLGTNNAFLLDAIAQFPDQLKGVGVVDAAISKDALQALKNQGICGVRLNLSEDPNPLRTIDNNQALLEHLYDLDMHLQIHHDDGLLNTLLLNIPHGLKIVIDHFGRPKSNIEFLADHLGIEHHQPNLWVKLSAPYRTPNLDHHSIYKFWLNKIGPSRLLWGSDWPHTRHEAEQNFAEQMQQFFSLTNDQSIKDQILNYNPMALYWS, encoded by the coding sequence ATGTACGTCGATACCCATTTCCACATTTTTGATAGAAATACTATTGACCCTGGCGCTACGCGTTATTCGGTCAACTATAGTGCGTCACTTAGCACGTGGTCTTCACTTTCCCGTTCGCACAATATTACTCATGGCGTTATCATTCAGCCCAGCTTTTTAGGCACCAATAATGCATTCTTATTGGATGCTATTGCTCAATTTCCCGATCAACTTAAAGGTGTTGGTGTAGTCGATGCTGCAATTTCTAAAGATGCATTACAAGCGTTAAAGAATCAGGGTATCTGTGGTGTGCGTCTAAATCTCTCAGAAGATCCTAATCCGCTAAGAACAATAGATAACAACCAAGCATTGCTAGAGCACTTATACGATCTTGATATGCATCTACAGATACATCATGATGATGGACTGCTAAATACATTACTACTAAACATACCGCATGGCCTAAAGATCGTGATTGATCACTTTGGCAGACCAAAATCAAATATAGAATTCTTAGCGGATCATCTAGGCATTGAGCACCATCAACCCAACTTATGGGTTAAGCTCAGCGCCCCTTACAGAACCCCTAATCTAGATCATCATTCAATCTATAAGTTTTGGCTTAATAAGATTGGCCCCTCTCGCCTGCTATGGGGAAGTGACTGGCCCCACACGCGCCACGAAGCCGAACAAAATTTTGCAGAACAAATGCAGCAATTTTTTTCTTTAACAAACGATCAAAGCATCAAAGACCAAATCCTAAATTACAACCCGATGGCGTTGTATTGGTCTTAA
- a CDS encoding YkgJ family cysteine cluster protein, whose product MTSNPCFDCGQCCQHFRVSFYHGEIEGNGVGIVPAELTTKLTDHLACMRGTEKGGAPCIALRYSKEEGWRCSIYENRPSPCREFNILNDDGTPNPDCQRLQLVAKQKRQVAS is encoded by the coding sequence ATGACTTCTAATCCGTGTTTTGACTGTGGTCAGTGTTGCCAGCATTTCCGTGTAAGTTTTTATCATGGGGAGATTGAAGGTAATGGTGTTGGTATCGTGCCTGCCGAACTCACTACTAAGCTCACAGATCATCTTGCTTGCATGAGGGGTACCGAGAAGGGTGGTGCACCATGTATTGCATTACGTTACAGCAAAGAAGAGGGTTGGCGTTGCTCTATTTATGAAAACCGACCTTCTCCTTGTCGAGAGTTCAATATCCTGAACGATGATGGAACGCCAAATCCTGATTGCCAAAGGCTGCAGTTGGTTGCAAAACAGAAAAGACAGGTGGCAAGTTAA